The segment TGAGGATGAAATGCCCACAATAAAAAGAGATAACAATCAATCCTACAATGTCATTTGCTTTTCCTGAACTACAAGAAAGTTTTACAATTGACCAGTTCTCACAATAGAGTTTCTGTATGTGGGAGCCACATAATGTCAGCGTGGATGTCAAAGCTACAACCAGAAGCTCACAGCAGAGAGGTACAAGCCAGGACAAACTCACTAACACAGCAGTCCTTCGCACAGACATTACAGTGTGATACTCCAATGGTCGACATATGGCCACATATCTGTCATACGCCATAAGAACTAGAATAGAGTAGTCAACTTTTGTACTGGAGTATAAAACAAAGACTTGCAAAAAGCACCCCGCATATGAGATTACATGAATATCAGACAGAATATCGAAGGCAAATTTAGGATAAAAGCCTGCAGTCCCATAAAGTCCACTGATGCACAGGGTACACAGAAAAATGTACATGGGTTCATGTAAGTTTTGATCCAAGATTATGGTTAcaatcaaacacacatttaccaCCACAATTAGACCATAACATAGTAAAGTCAGTAAGAAAAGAGGGACTCTGTAGTTGACAATTGAACTAAAGccagacaatgaaaataaaattatactAGATGTATTACTCATTTTACATTAATcctccaaaaccaaaaacagtcaaatttacAAACACTATCTAGAAGACAGGATAAAAGTTATAGATTAAAATGTTTATCATTAGCTAGGAACATATCCTGTGTTTGTTGGACATGACATGCCCAAACGTTTTAATGTTACACAGTGTTTGTGTTGGAAACTGATGGTTTGTAGTTATAGAGAGCTCCCACTCTACTGCAGGTGTGTCATCGACTGGCAGCCTATAGAGGTTAAAAAAAGGCTAACTTCTGGTTACTTAGGAACATTTAGGGTGACTCTGTAGTTGACTGTTGCTCTGAACTTCCAATGTGCCACTGACAGTTAGTTCAaaggttataaaaaaaaaaagaaaagtagcCCAAATTGTTTAGTATTATTTTTTGATATTTGATGGCAAAAGAGAATATAGATGTCAGTGGTCCTGTTCTTAACTTCTGAAGTTTTGTTTGCTTCGTGTGACTGTCAAATCTCCACCGGTCTCCCTGTCTTTccagcagagacacagagaatcAAACATAGCTGCTCAGTTCTGCCAGCACCGTGGTAATGCACTTCGCTATCCATGCTACGCTGGGTGGTGGTCAGTCAGTGTCCCCCTTGTCCACCCCCATGGTCACATACATGGCCACAAGGCCACACCTGGTGCAgtcctttgttgtttttgtatgtgttgtaAAGTTGTTTTGGTTGAGCTATGATTTAGAGTGAGCAGAGGCATACGATTGACCCCTCATCCCCCCACACCACTAAAACCAAATACAGGTAACACTTTTCTTCAAGTCCCcctatttaacatttataagCAGCGTACAAACATGAAAAATTGGTTATAGCACACAATAACGGACAtctttaagtgtttattaatgtactATTTGTACTATGTACAAATTACtattttttcattaattatCTGTTTATACACCAACCTCTACTTTTGGGTGCCCACAGGAGGTGACATAGTTACtgataaatacaattaaaaaagacaCTCTAACcatttgttaaatgttaatatacagCTTATGAATGCCAAACAAGGGAACTTAAGGTAAAGTGTTTCCAATATACAATAGATTGATAGAGAAAAACTAAAAAGATTCATGGGATATGAGGGCCTGTTTCATTTGAAAGGTAGCTGAGGGGTTTTAATATTTTGGAGAAGTTTGAAACTATGATAGTATGACATAATTATATACAGTGAGTGTCTTGTAACAACCCCAATgtaaactgtttgctaacatgttcataATAACTTCATAAGTACAAATGTTTATGTGAAAAAAGTTACATAAAGCCTTTTTTGGCTCTTTgcaaaatttgattaattaaatgtaatttaacttAAGGCAGGTTTTACTGGATTTTTTGTGTAATGATTTAAACAAATATCTGACCACTATTAAATCAGTTAAACTGCAAAGAAACAGCATAGTTGTTGTTTCATTACTAAGTATATGAGTCAATTGGTGTGAacaaatattagaaacacctttcAATAATACAAATCAATAGTGCCACAAACTCCAGCCTCCAGAATGACCACAAAGTTTATTCAAGTCCTCTCTGAGTCCACAAAAACTGAAtgagaaaaactaaaatgtaaacaaCTCAAAGTAAACTTAGCCTCTTCAGTTCTTACAGTTATTATACATGTGGAATCTACATCAAACTGTGTatcctttgttgttgttttttttaggatgAATCATTTACAAAAGACAGAGatcattaaatgtttaaagaaCCATGATGAAACAATGCATCACCCTAACCTTTTGTTGTCTTTATGCAATCTTAAACAACTGGTGCAAACTTGAGTCACTTTAAGTCCATAAATGATAGGGTTGAGAACAGGTGGGATCATGATAAACACCATGGCCATGAAGTTTGAcctacaggtgaaactcgaaaaattagcatatcgtgcaaaagttcatttagttcagtaattcaacttaaaagatgaaactaatatattatatagactcattacatgcaaagtgagatatttcaagcctttatttgatataattttgatgattattgccTACAGCTTAttaaaaccccaaattcaaaatctcagaaaattataatattacatgaaatcaataaaaaaaaaaaggattttaaaatgtcagccctctgaaaagtataatcatgcatatgtactcagtacttggtttgggccccttttgcatgaattactgcctcaatgcggcgtggcatggatgctatcagcctgtggcactgctgaggtgttatggaagaccaggatgcttcaacagcggccttcagctcttctgcattgttcggtctttcatctttctcttggcaatgccccatagattctctatggggttcaggtcaggcgagtttgctggccaatcaagcacagtaatcccatggtcattaaaccaggttttggtacttttggcagtgtgggcaggtgccaagtcctgctggaaaatgaagtcagcatctccataaagctcgtctgctgaaggaagcataaagtgctctaaaatgtcctggtagacggtgATTCTGGACTtgataaagcacagtggaccaacaccagcagatgacatggctccccaaaccaacacagactatgcaaacttcacactggacttcaagtatcttggattgtgtgcctctccatccTTCCtacagactctgggaccttggtttccaaatgagatgcaaaattcgctctcatcagaaaagaggactttggaccactgagaaacagaccagttcttgttttctttagcccaggtaagaagcttctgacgttgtttgttgttcaggagcggcttgacaagaggaatacgacatttgaagcccatgtccaggacccgtcttgTGTGGtagctcttgatgcagtaactccagcctcagtccactccttgtgaagctcccacacacatttgaatggccttttcctgacaatcctctccaggctacggtcatccctgctgcttgtgcacctttttcttccacacttttcccttccacttaactttctattaatgtgccttgatacagcactttgagaacatccaacttcttttgcaattatcttttgaggctttccctccttgtggagggtgtcaatgatggttttctgcacaaatgtcaggtcagcagtcgtCGACATTTTTCAATGGTCTGCATTgttatagtgcctttctagtcttctgactactcaaagcgcttttatactacgtcacattcacccattcacacacaggctaggatgccaactgctcatcagagcGGAAATAACATTCATATGCATTTACACATCGATGGCaccaagggtgtcactttgtgctAAAAgcggtggggacatttaagggctcagattaggggtgcaGTGATGCACTTGCTCCAGAAATGTGAACAAAGCAAGAAGATATTAGAATAAATATTCACTACTGTGATATATGATCTGGGAGGTCTGGGAGTAATCCCCAgcagattttgagcattaaagacttaatttcctgcattctggagacattttccggaccaatttatggttgaaatgtcttttatataaatatagggaaacacaaaatccagGTGTAAggtgacaatacaaaatataaaaatataatgtaatataatctAGGAATCAgcaacttgtttttttagcttaattCTAGGACAATGCACATTCTTTTCTtagatatttacattgcattgcattctTCTTATTGTGCagataaacctttctcaaagcattctcctttgttatttaacatttcttgttgcaagcaaTTTATCAGAatcattttaacaaatactttcaaaaagtggtggggacatgtccccagcatccccagtataaatgacacctatggatggcacagccttcaggagcaatttggtgttcaatatcttgcccaaggatacttccaCATGCAGACTGTGGGAGCCCGAGACTGAACTACCGGCCTTATGATAAGTGGGTGACCGCTTTACCCCCTGAGTCACAGCCGCTCCAGACTTTACTATCCACTCCTGTTTCACAACTAACTACAAACCTATCTGGATCTCGAACAGCCTGGGGCCAAAATATATGTATGATCTGCTTGAAGAATATAAACCTACAAGGGCTCTTATATCTTTGGGAAGCAGTCAGAACCGAACGCTGAAGAGCTGCATTTAGTGTTTATGTTTCCTGATGATTTTAAATGCAGCACAATTTACAAATCTGAATAATGAAATATGAATAAAGCCTATCCTTGCTTTGCCTTGTGGACCAGTTCACACTCCAGCAGAGTATATTGGAAGGCGTGGCACCTCTAATATGATCTTTTCTTCCATTATGGACTCTTTGGTTCTCTTAGTTCCCTCAAAGGTCAGCTCTGTTATAAAGTTTTGTAGTTGGTCAGTGATACACAGctgaaataaaatttattttgcttCCACTGAATCCAGTGATTGcattcaaaataatatattttggtCAGATAGTATTtgctatttttgtattttgctcATGTGACagatattcattttttttttcatcatgaaAGTTGGTTTTTATAAGTGTTGTGACTTCAGCTCAGTTAACTTTCTAAGTTGGCAGCTATAGCCTGCTGTTTTCAGCACCTGGGCCTCTCGGTTTTTTATCCTGccatttttatccaaatatGTATGGAAACTCTAAATGTACATACCAGATATGTTTTGCTAAATCATCAACTTCACAAAAAACATatgctttctgtttctctgggCCTTTGTCATCCAGTATCTAACATTAGGGGCCTTCTCTCAGTATAGAGGGAGTTTGCACACAGTTACATGTTTGTTCTGCATGGAGACCGCTAGTCCCAGAGCATAACATCAACAACAGACTGATCTCCAGGGATACAGAGATGTAGTGGACTAATGACCCTGAGGCTTAATCATCATGTTTACTTTGAATTTCTCCGAGACATTGCATCACAATAGATGGGAGTTACATCAGCGAAAGTTTATAATCCTATCAATAACATGGATGTCTCACTAAACACATGAGGTTGTCTCATAGGAAAAGTGTTTGTTGACGTCCTGAGTGTCTCCGGCCTTTGTTTAGGCAAGTTAAACTTTCATTTAAGTGTTTGTCTGTCTCATAAACACTGGAAGTACTTAATAAAGACTATTTAATCTGGTGCAATAGAGTATAACTATGCATGGTATACTATAAATGCATGAGAAGTACACgagaatataaaatatatttaaat is part of the Micropterus dolomieu isolate WLL.071019.BEF.003 ecotype Adirondacks linkage group LG07, ASM2129224v1, whole genome shotgun sequence genome and harbors:
- the LOC123973766 gene encoding olfactory receptor 6N1-like encodes the protein MSNTSSIILFSLSGFSSIVNYRVPLFLLTLLCYGLIVVVNVCLIVTIILDQNLHEPMYIFLCTLCISGLYGTAGFYPKFAFDILSDIHVISYAGCFLQVFVLYSSTKVDYSILVLMAYDRYVAICRPLEYHTVMSVRRTAVLVSLSWLVPLCCELLVVALTSTLTLCGSHIQKLYCENWSIVKLSCSSGKANDIVGLIVISFYCGHFILIVCSYVWLVKSALKSREGRRKFTQTCVPHLLCLLNVSAALLFDVMYSRYGSASVPQNLMNFMTIQFLIIPPILNPIIYGLKLTQIRKRMMYLCIMTSQRFKLTLEV